A genomic segment from Rahnella aceris encodes:
- a CDS encoding CBU_0592 family membrane protein — MELHTVVGLIGVFCYLLAYALVQMRRLAVDANSYAYLNIIGGVFGLYSLSHDFNLASCISQSCWLLFTLIGMNSARKRRYLEKNKIPPADVNS, encoded by the coding sequence GTGGAACTGCATACGGTTGTCGGTTTAATTGGCGTGTTTTGCTATCTTCTGGCTTATGCGCTGGTTCAAATGCGCAGGCTAGCGGTTGATGCTAACAGTTACGCCTATCTTAATATAATCGGCGGCGTGTTTGGCCTGTATTCGTTAAGTCATGATTTCAACCTTGCATCCTGTATTTCGCAGTCATGCTGGCTGTTATTCACATTAATTGGTATGAATTCTGCGAGAAAACGCAGATATCTGGAGAAAAACAAAATACCGCCAGCCGATGTCAATTCATAA
- a CDS encoding LysR substrate-binding domain-containing protein: MQIEPLPPLNTLVAFECVARYCSFSRAADELNLTQSAISRQIIQLEEMLGCKLFQRAQRKTTLTPRGETYAQQVRKLLGDISQSTAEVMGWNGLPQVTLACTSAMSGLWLSSRLSSLRQLLPDLQIRMKISDSFSDLKSSEFDLAIFYLREPPPGYHVQALFDEVCYPMCSPSFLSRMPPDASAADLLEQTLLIQDDPQREWTGWRDWFASQDVSFVTPRRTWRANNYPFLVQSAVLGDGILLGWEGLVQDYINNGQLVAAHPGKLAATGKCYMLTPQDRFLKPVVHKVINWLKQP, encoded by the coding sequence GTGCAGATAGAACCGTTACCGCCACTGAACACGCTGGTGGCTTTTGAATGCGTGGCGCGTTATTGCAGTTTTTCCCGGGCAGCCGACGAGCTGAATCTTACCCAAAGCGCCATCAGCCGCCAGATCATTCAACTGGAGGAAATGCTCGGTTGTAAGCTTTTCCAGCGCGCCCAGCGTAAAACGACCCTGACGCCGCGCGGTGAAACCTATGCGCAACAAGTGCGTAAATTACTGGGTGATATTTCGCAATCCACGGCGGAAGTCATGGGCTGGAACGGTTTGCCGCAGGTCACGCTGGCCTGCACCAGCGCCATGAGCGGCCTGTGGCTTTCGTCGCGTCTTTCCTCGTTGCGCCAGTTGCTGCCCGACCTGCAAATCCGCATGAAGATTTCCGACAGCTTTTCAGATCTCAAGTCATCAGAATTTGATCTGGCTATCTTCTATCTGCGCGAGCCACCGCCCGGTTATCACGTACAGGCGCTGTTTGACGAAGTCTGTTATCCGATGTGCTCGCCGTCATTCCTCAGCCGTATGCCACCTGACGCCAGCGCCGCCGATTTACTTGAACAGACATTGCTTATTCAGGATGACCCGCAACGCGAATGGACCGGCTGGCGCGACTGGTTTGCGTCGCAGGACGTCAGCTTCGTCACGCCGCGCAGAACATGGCGGGCCAACAACTATCCGTTTCTGGTGCAGTCGGCGGTGCTGGGAGATGGGATTTTGCTGGGCTGGGAAGGACTGGTGCAGGATTACATCAATAACGGCCAACTGGTCGCCGCACATCCCGGCAAACTGGCTGCCACCGGAAAATGCTACATGCTGACGCCGCAGGACCGGTTCCTCAAACCTGTGGTGCATAAAGTCATTAACTGGTTAAAACAGCCGTAA
- a CDS encoding aminotransferase-like domain-containing protein: MNRYENLANVLSDRIEQGLYPAGIRLPSVRVLSSEHGVSVSTVQQAYRVLEEKQLVEARPKSGYFVKDARLQAALPAVCRPTQRPVDISQWDQVLELITSPHRPGVVQLGRGSPDVTAATLRPLSRLMGRAGQHQNLNAFHYDSIYGSEELREQIARLMIDSGSHMDASNILITTGCHEALSIAIRSVCEHGDIVAVDSPSFHGAMQTLKGFGMKALEIPTDPVTGISLEALEMALEQWPVKAIQLTPNCNNPLGYNMPDDRKKSLLRLAQRYDIAIIEDDVYGELAYQYPRPATITSFDEDGRVLLCSSFSKTLAPGLRVGWIAPGRYHDRALHMKYITTGASATLPQIAIADFIKQGHYLQHMRRIRNQYQRNLCTMTDWVMKYFPCGSRVSRPQGGFLLWIELDERVDTQRLNRLLEEHLVQIAIGSIFSASGKYRNCLRINYAQPLTAKTERAIQQVGLTISQMLENC; encoded by the coding sequence ATGAATCGTTACGAAAATCTGGCAAATGTCTTGAGTGACCGTATTGAGCAGGGGCTGTATCCGGCGGGTATCCGGCTGCCTTCGGTGCGGGTGTTAAGCAGTGAACATGGCGTCAGCGTCAGCACGGTTCAGCAGGCCTACCGCGTGCTGGAAGAAAAACAGCTGGTGGAGGCACGACCAAAATCAGGCTACTTTGTCAAAGATGCACGCTTGCAGGCAGCGCTTCCGGCAGTTTGCCGCCCGACGCAACGTCCGGTGGATATTTCCCAGTGGGATCAGGTACTCGAACTGATTACTTCCCCGCACCGTCCCGGCGTGGTGCAGCTCGGGCGGGGCTCGCCGGATGTTACGGCTGCCACGCTCAGGCCCCTCAGCCGCCTGATGGGGCGCGCCGGCCAGCATCAGAATCTCAACGCGTTTCATTACGACAGCATTTACGGCTCAGAAGAATTACGCGAACAGATCGCCCGTCTGATGATTGACAGCGGCAGCCATATGGATGCCAGCAATATTCTGATCACCACCGGTTGTCATGAAGCGCTGTCTATCGCCATCCGTTCGGTCTGCGAACACGGCGATATCGTGGCGGTGGATTCGCCGAGTTTTCACGGGGCGATGCAAACCCTGAAAGGTTTTGGCATGAAAGCGCTGGAAATCCCGACCGATCCGGTGACCGGGATCAGTCTGGAAGCGCTGGAAATGGCACTGGAACAGTGGCCGGTCAAAGCCATACAACTGACGCCCAACTGCAATAATCCGCTCGGTTACAACATGCCTGATGACCGTAAGAAAAGCCTGCTGCGTCTGGCGCAACGCTACGATATCGCCATTATCGAAGACGATGTTTATGGTGAACTGGCGTATCAGTATCCGCGCCCTGCCACCATTACCTCTTTCGATGAAGATGGCCGCGTATTGCTGTGCAGTTCGTTTTCCAAAACGCTGGCGCCCGGTTTACGCGTCGGCTGGATCGCGCCGGGTCGCTATCACGACCGTGCGCTGCACATGAAATACATCACCACCGGCGCCTCGGCTACGCTGCCACAAATCGCTATCGCGGATTTCATCAAACAGGGGCATTATCTGCAGCACATGCGCCGGATACGTAACCAGTACCAGCGCAATCTGTGCACCATGACTGACTGGGTGATGAAATATTTTCCGTGCGGCTCCCGGGTTAGCCGCCCCCAGGGCGGTTTTTTGCTGTGGATCGAACTTGATGAACGCGTGGATACACAGCGGCTGAACCGGCTGCTCGAAGAGCATTTAGTGCAAATTGCCATCGGTTCGATATTCTCTGCTTCTGGCAAATACCGCAATTGCCTGCGCATCAATTATGCACAGCCCCTGACAGCAAAAACTGAACGCGCCATCCAGCAGGTGGGCCTGACGATTTCTCAGATGCTGGAAAACTGCTAA
- a CDS encoding DUF1127 domain-containing protein — MKNIIEERQFAGCETRACADILGADRAVQMPQKKSGWIKQLFAIVHGWNERRVSRKILHSLSADQLKDIGLAKSDIDREYPKAIWPNWPK; from the coding sequence ATGAAAAATATCATTGAAGAACGGCAGTTTGCCGGATGTGAGACACGCGCTTGTGCTGATATCTTGGGGGCGGATAGGGCAGTACAGATGCCGCAAAAAAAGAGCGGATGGATAAAACAGTTGTTTGCTATCGTGCATGGCTGGAATGAGCGCCGCGTCAGCCGCAAGATTTTGCATTCGCTGAGTGCTGATCAATTGAAAGATATCGGGCTGGCGAAATCGGATATCGACAGAGAGTATCCGAAAGCCATT